The Methanoplanus sp. FWC-SCC4 genome has a window encoding:
- a CDS encoding PAS domain S-box protein has product MCSSFQNSVDETYWVTKEKKVILANKKACYTLGYNIEEILGKNFGEIRIDIDDDFTFSTLWDRLKSRNIIHYEIKHKKSDGTYYDVESHAKRYCLNNIEFICIFSRDISERKKYENILKESENEKTAIINAVHENVIYYDKDLSIKWINEKPAEAVGKKPEDIIGKKCYTFSHNGECECSECTIKKVIKTGQSLVEEKYKSSGRCLEISGYPVYDNCGNITGAVESILDITRRKNTEIALQTREKQYKELFTTMTNAFALHEIITDDQNVPVDYRFLEVNPAFEEMSGIKAADITGRTFLEVFPMGRKGMIDKYSHVALTGESVSFTDYNPVFEKHHNIYAYSPRKGQFATVFTDITDVVKLKNEQKISLDQINKNLEELAILNDEIRNPLQAIMGYIMLEDFKYSEKVISQIEIIDKLVNRLDQRWLESEKIRDFLRKHYDFE; this is encoded by the coding sequence ATGTGTTCATCATTTCAAAATTCGGTTGATGAAACATACTGGGTTACAAAAGAAAAAAAGGTGATATTGGCAAATAAAAAGGCCTGTTACACACTTGGATATAATATTGAGGAAATTCTTGGCAAAAATTTTGGTGAAATCCGAATTGATATCGATGATGATTTTACTTTTAGTACCTTATGGGACAGGCTGAAAAGCCGGAATATTATTCACTACGAGATTAAACACAAAAAATCAGATGGTACATATTATGATGTTGAGTCACATGCAAAAAGGTATTGTCTGAATAATATTGAGTTTATCTGTATATTTTCACGTGATATTTCTGAAAGGAAGAAATATGAAAATATTTTAAAGGAATCCGAAAATGAAAAGACTGCAATAATAAATGCTGTTCATGAAAATGTGATATATTATGATAAAGACCTCTCGATAAAATGGATTAATGAAAAACCGGCAGAGGCTGTTGGCAAAAAACCTGAAGATATTATCGGAAAGAAGTGTTATACTTTCTCGCATAACGGTGAATGTGAATGCAGTGAATGCACAATTAAAAAAGTTATAAAAACCGGTCAGAGTCTTGTAGAGGAGAAATATAAATCAAGCGGGCGCTGCCTTGAAATTTCCGGTTACCCGGTATATGATAACTGTGGAAATATAACAGGAGCTGTTGAATCAATTCTGGACATAACAAGGCGAAAAAATACTGAAATCGCACTCCAGACCCGTGAAAAGCAGTACAAAGAGCTTTTTACAACGATGACAAATGCCTTTGCGCTTCATGAGATAATTACAGATGATCAAAATGTACCTGTTGATTACAGATTTCTGGAAGTAAATCCTGCATTTGAAGAGATGTCCGGAATTAAGGCGGCAGATATAACCGGCAGAACATTTCTTGAAGTATTTCCTATGGGAAGAAAAGGAATGATAGATAAGTATTCACATGTTGCTCTGACAGGAGAATCTGTTAGTTTTACAGATTATAATCCCGTTTTTGAAAAGCATCATAATATCTATGCATACAGTCCGCGTAAGGGTCAGTTTGCAACAGTGTTTACTGATATTACAGATGTTGTAAAATTAAAAAATGAACAGAAGATCTCTTTAGATCAGATCAATAAAAATTTAGAGGAACTTGCAATATTAAACGATGAGATCAGAAATCCTCTTCAGGCGATAATGGGCTATATTATGCTTGAGGATTTTAAATACTCGGAGAAAGTGATTAGCCAGATTGAAATTATTGATAAACTGGTAAACCGGCTTGATCAGAGATGGCTTGAATCTGAAAAAATACGCGATTTCCTAAGAAAGCACTATGACTTTGAGTAA